From Nilaparvata lugens isolate BPH chromosome 7, ASM1435652v1, whole genome shotgun sequence, one genomic window encodes:
- the LOC111056311 gene encoding uncharacterized protein LOC111056311 — protein sequence MVLLTSEVSDNIMVTKAFRRQKVHSSAVLLRRHTCAEVALCLCVGCVHRHERDHNRQKRDHNRQKRDYSCQTNAATLYSELNAAIDSSVQGIDEVYIARCLEVKPAQVLTWSVRRALAAGENFASCIVRVRAQLAGRSQPTSFIVKRLPAPEPGGGMRQIVQEVGMWQREVDAYCTVIPVIEKLVGCKLTPALLPGPDPSDICLEDLRESGFNPADRRRMLDFEHSVVALEALAKFHAGSVAARQLHNQGQSRVEEELFFKESRREAAEDFMRAPFLYLAQDLLNSSCHRPELQKYIEPLLHLGDKIFDMLIQVSKPVGPFNVLNHGDFWTNNILFRHDSTTGEVLEAKIIDFQNCRYTTPALDLQYFLMSSVNEQVRETQSNELVDCYLETLNKQLIVLGLPTLQKDVLERDMAATECYAVYCATAVLATVINDPGDFHCGVVVPSNMDSLNPFVKCMRASSYRRMVPRLLQWFDRRGVFDNNYWPPMLHSPNDGILA from the exons atGGTACTTTTGACCAGTGAAGTGTCGGACAACATAATGGTGACAAAAGCCTTTCGCCGACAAAAAGTGCATTCGTCAGCAGTTCTGCTGCGTCGACACACGTGTGCCGAAGTAGCACTGTGTctgtgtgtggggtgtgtgcATCGCCATGAGAGGGACCACAACCGTCAAAAGAGGGACCACAACCGCCAAAAGAGGGACTATTCGTGCCAAACAAATGCAGCCACTTTGTATAGTGAACTGAATGCAGCTATTGATAGCAG CGTACAGGGCATAGACGAGGTGTACATAGCTCGATGTCTTGAGGTGAAGCCAGCCCAGGTGCTGACATGGTCGGTGAGGAGAGCCCTTGCTGCCGGTGAGAACTTCGCCAGCTGCATTGTGCGGGTTCGCGCTCAGCTGGCTGGTAGGAGTCAACCCACCTCCTTCATAGTCAAACGCCTCCCGGCGCCGGAGCCTGGTGGTGGCATGCGTCAGATTGTCCAAGAG GTTGGAATGTGGCAACGTGAAGTGGATGCCTACTGCACGGTTATTCCTGTCATCGAAAAGCTGGTTGGCTGCAAACTGACTCCTGCCCTGTTACCAG GTCCGGACCCATCAGACATCTGCCTGGAAGACCTGCGAGAGTCGGGTTTCAATCCGGCAGACAGACGACGAATGCTGGACTTTGAGCACTCAGTGGTAGCCCTTGAAGCACTCGCCAAGTTCCACGCAGGCTCAGTGGCTGCCAGACAACTCCACAATCAGGGCCAATCAAGGGTGGAAGAGGAGCTGTTCTTCAAGGAGTCCAGGCGGGAAGCGGCTGAAGACTTCATGCGAGCTCCATTTCTGTATCTGGCTCAAGATCTGTTGAACTCCAGCTGCCACCGGCCTGAACTCCAGAAGTACATTGAACCGTTACTGCATTTGGGCGATAAGATATTCGACATGTTAATACAG GTTTCAAAACCGGTTGGGCCGTTCAATGTGTTGAACCATGGGGATTTTTGGACAAACAACATACTATTCCGACACGACTCTACAACGGGGGAAGTTTTGGAagcaaaaataattgattttcaaaaCTGTCGCTACACAACCCCCGCTCTTGACCTACAGTACTTCCTCATGTCCAGTGTTAACGAGCAG GTACGTGAAACACAGTCAAACGAATTGGTAGACTGTTACCTGGAGACGCTGAACAAACAGCTGATCGTGCTAGGCCTGCCAACTCTACAGAAAGATGTTCTGGAGCGGGACATGGCGGCGACTGAGTGTTACGCCGTGTACTGCGCTACAGCTGTTTTGGCAACCGTCATCAACGACCCAGGCGACTTCCACTGTGGAGTAGTCGTGCCATCCAACATGGACTCGTTGAACCCATTTGTGAAATGCATGCGGGCAAGCAGTTATCGGCGAATGGTGCCCAGACTGTTGCAGTGGTTTGATCGCAGAGGGGTTTTCGACAACAACTACTGGCCTCCAATGTTACACTCTCCAAATGATGGCATCTTGGCTTGA
- the LOC111050679 gene encoding uncharacterized protein LOC111050679: protein MSDSKRICLDSDPVNELEIDEDDDTPLGDFYFATGKNKNIIKWRKSPSQPANVRTRASNIVVRLPGTKGAAQTARSERDCFDLFFDDKVVQVIVSSTNIYIASLRQKFSRERDAKDTDATEVRALFGVLLLTGCLGANRKNSIGIWDNSRGSGIESCYLSMSQRRFHFLLRCLRFDDIRDRDQRKEIDRLAAIRELFELVINNFQRYYTPSEYTIVDEQLVKFRGRCPFKMYIPSKPGKYGIKIFSLVCAKTMYTVNLEIYPGKQPEGPYKLSPSADDVTIRICEPIVGTNRNVTTDNWFTSIQLAETFFCEKKLTLVGTIRANRLGVPDDFKPNKNREVHSSIFAHHKEKTIVSYCTKKNKVVVLVSTMHHDQNIDPDSGDLHKPEIVSFYNKTKVGVDSVDQMCAKYDCSRNTKRWPMVIFFDLINIAGINASRVFSFNNNQIVRRRIFIEKLAWDLIEPQIRKRLDSPSLPNDLKVRARKLLGIEDPRRPLPAPRDNKVGRCYMCARARDRSTRKCCDLCGHKVCPEHSSIVCHSCIKQQ from the coding sequence ATGAGTGACTCAAAGCGAATTTGTTTAGATAGTGATCCTGTGAACGAGCTTGAaattgatgaagatgatgatacGCCGTTAGGTGATTTTTATTTTGCCAcggggaaaaataaaaatattattaaatggaGAAAATCTCCTTCACAGCCCGCAAATGTTCGTACACGAGCTAGTAATATTGTTGTACGACTCCCTGGAACTAAAGGTGCAGCTCAGACTGCCAGATCTGAGCGTGACTGTTTCGATTTGTTTTTTGATGACAAAGTTGTTCAAGTGATTGTGAGTAGTACAAATATTTACATCGCCTCACTCAGACAGAAATTTTCACGTGAACGAGATGCAAAAGATACAGATGCAACGGAAGTTCGAGCTCTTTTTGGAGTTTTACTTCTAACTGGATGTTTGGGTGCTAACAGAAAAAACTCAATTGGAATTTGGGACAACTCTCGCGGTAGTGGCATCGAAAGTTGTTATTTATCAATGAGTCAAAGGCGCTTCCACTTTTTACTAAGATGTCTAAGATTTGATGACATCCGCGATCGTGATCAGAGAAAAGAAATTGACCGTTTAGCTGCAATCAGAGAACTATTTGAACTTGTCATAAACAATTTCCAGAGGTATTACACACCTAGTGAATACACCATAGTCGATGAACAATTAGTAAAGTTTCGTGGAAGATGTCCATTCAAAATGTACATACCAAGCAAGCCGGGTAAATATGGCATAAAAATCTTCTCACTTGTCTGTGCCAAAACCATGTATACAGTGAATTTGGAAATTTACCCTGGTAAGCAGCCGGAAGGACCCTACAAACTTTCTCCATCAGCTGATGACGTAACAATAAGAATTTGTGAACCTATTGTAGGCACAAACCGTAATGTGACAACAGATAATTGGTTCACATCAATTCAACTTGCCGAAACGTTTTTTTGTGAGAAGAAGTTGACATTGGTTGGAACAATTAGGGCCAATCGACTAGGTGTTCCTGATGACTTCAAGCCAAACAAGAACCGTGAAGTACATTCATCCATCTTTGCTCATCACAAAGAAAAGACCATAGTCTCATATTGCACAAAGAAAAACAAAGTTGTAGTTTTAGTTAGTACCATGCATCATGACCAGAACATTGATCCTGATAGTGGTGATTTGCATAAACCGGAGATTGTATCATTCTACAATAAAACTAAAGTAGGTGTGGACTCAGTGGATCAAATGTGTGCAAAATACGACTGTTCAAGAAATACCAAACGCTGGCCCATGGTaatttttttcgatttgatAAACATAGCTGGAATCAATGCTTCTCGTGTTTTCTCTTTCAACAACAACCAGATTGTACGGCGAAGAATATTCATTGAGAAACTTGCATGGGACCTTATTGAACCTCAAATAAGGAAACGGCTGGATTCACCATCTCTTCCTAATGATCTAAAAGTGAGAGCACGCAAGCTTTTAGGTATAGAAGATCCTCGAAGGCCGCTACCAGCCCCAAGAGATAACAAGGTGGGTCGCTGCTACATGTGTGCCCGAGCGCGAGACCGTTCTACTCGCAAGTGTTGCGACTTGTGTGGCCACAAAGTCTGCCCAGAACACTCATCGATTGTTTGCCACAGTTGCATCAAACAGCAGTAA